In Zonotrichia leucophrys gambelii isolate GWCS_2022_RI chromosome 6, RI_Zleu_2.0, whole genome shotgun sequence, one genomic interval encodes:
- the LOXL4 gene encoding lysyl oxidase homolog 4, which translates to MMVMPSGSSHVLLVLVLVLCWVAPSRQEPAPVQLRLGGPRGPAGEGRLEVLYQGRWGTVCDDGFDFHAATVACRQLGYTAAITWTHSATYGQGEGPIWLDNVRCGGSEGSLAECAHNGWGISDCHHGEDAGVVCSGQRLPGNSPQATAAGHLGEVLGVTLEEVRLKPILARAKLSMPVMEGAVEVKHNGRWRQVCDANWTRNNSRVVCGMLGFPREKHVNTSFYRKLWNKKLKDPNSSLKTLSQKNSFWVHRVRCQGSEPHLARCPVQMAPPAPRQHACPHGMHAIVSCLPGPAFQKGTGKGKNKTAPGKVLPVRLRAGTHAGEGRVEVLRHGQWGTVCDKQWDLAAASVVCRQLGYGTAKQALVGARMGQGLGPIHMSNVQCTGQERSLGECRFQDAEQNGCRHEADAAVRCHMPFMDFKSQVRLAGGRNPEEGVVEVLVPVQGQLQWGAVCGAQWGLNEAMVVCRQLGLGFASHALQETWYWAGSPGASQVVMSGVRCAGTELALQQCQRHGPVHCPRGGGRFSAGVTCTAHAPDLVMNAQLVQETAYLEDRPLGLLYCAHEERCLSRSADNMQWPYGHRRLLRFSSQIHNLGRADFRPRMGRHAWTWHQCHRHFHSIEVFTHYDLLTLNGSKVAEGHKASFCLEDTNCPEGLQRRFACANFGEQGVSVGCWDTYRHDIDCQWIDITDVPPGSYTFQVVVNPKHEVAESDFSNNVMRCQCKYDGQRVWMHGCHTSDAYGADVVSDMERRERLANNLV; encoded by the exons tgctggtgctggtgctggtgctatGCTGGGTGGcccccagcaggcaggagccgGCCCCGGTGCAGCTGCGGCTGGGGGGACCCCGGGGCCCAGCTGGAGAGGGCCGGCTGGAGGTGCTGTACCAGGGCCGCTGGGGCACCGTGTGCGACGATGGCTTCGACTTCCATGCGGCCACGGTGGCCTGCCGGCAGCTGGGTTACACCGCAGCCATCACCTGGACCCACAGTGCCACCTACGGCCAAGGGGAAG gccccatcTGGCTGGACAACGTGCGATGTGGGGGCAGTGAAGGCTCCCTGGCAGAGTGTGCCCACAATGGCTGGGGCATCAGTGACTGCCACCATGGCGAGGATGCTGGCGTGGTGTGCTCAGGACAGCGCCTGCCTGGCAACTCCCCACAGGCTACTGCTGCTGGTCACCTGGGAGAG GTGCTGGGAGTAACCCTGGAGGAGGTGCGGCTCAAGCCCATCCTGGCACGGGCCAAGCTGAGCATGCCAGTGATGGAGGGTGCTGTGGAGGTGAAGCACAACGGGCGCTGGAGGCAGGTGTGTGATGCCAACTGGACCAGGAACAACAGCCGTGTTGTGTGCGGGATGCTGGGCTTCCCCCGCGAGAAGCACGTCAACACCAGCTTCTACCG AAAGCTCTGGAACAAGAAGCTGAAGGACCCCAACTCCAG CCTGAAGACCCTCAGCCAGAAGAACAGCTTCTGGGTGCACAGGGTGCGGTGTCAGGGCTCAGAGCCCCACCTGGCCCGCTGCCCTGTGCAGATGGCCCCACCAGCCCCCCGCCAGCACGCCTGCCCCCACGGCATGCACGCCATCGTCAGCTgcctccctggccctgccttcCAGAAGGGCACGGGCAAGGGCAAGAACAAGACCGCCCCAGGAAAG GTGCTCCCGGTGCGGCTGCGAGCGGGCACCCACGCTGGCGAGGGCCGGGTGGAGGTGCTGCGCCACGGGCAGTGGGGCACTGTGTGTGACAAGCAGTGGgacctggctgcagccagcgTGGTGTGCCGGCAGCTGGGCTATGGGACGGCAAAGCAGGCCCTGGTGGGAGCCCGGATGGGACAAG GTCTGGGGCCCATCCATATGAGCAATGTGCAGTGCACTGGCCAAGAGCGCTCCCTGGGCGAGTGTCGCTTCCAGGACGCTGAGCAGAATGGGTGCCGGCACGAGGCCGACGCTGCCGTCCGCTGCCACATGCCCTTCATGGACTTCAAGAGCCAG GTGCGGCTGGCCGGGGGCCGCAACCCCGAGGAAGGCGTGGTGGAGGTGCTGGTGCcagtgcaggggcagctgcagtgggGTGCAGTGTGTGGGGCACAGTGGGGCCTGAACGAGGCCATGGTggtctgcaggcagctggggctgggctttgCCAGCCATGCCCTCCAG GAGACGTGGTACTGGGCAGGCAGCCCCGGTGCCAGCCAGGTTGTGATGAGCGGCGTGCGCTGTGCGGGCACCGAGCTGgccctccagcagtgccagcgCCACGGTCCTGTCCACTGCCCCCGTGGCGGGGGACGCTTCTCAGCCGGGGTCACCTGCACTGCCC ACGCCCCAGACCTGGTGATGAACGCCCAGCTGGTGCAGGAGACAGCCTACCTGGAGGACAgacccctggggctgctgtacTGTGCCCATGAGGAGCGCTGCCTCTCCCGCTCTGCTGACAACATGCAGTGGCCCTACGGCCACCGCCGCCTTCTGCGCTTCTCCTCCCAGATCCACAACCTGGGAAGAGCCGATTTCCGACCGAGGATGGGGCGTCATGCCTGGActtggcaccagtgccaccg acaCTTCCACAGCATCGAGGTCTTCACCCACTATGACCTGCTGACGCTCAATGGCTCCAAGGTGGCCGAGGGACACAAGGCCAGCTTTTGCCTGGAAGACACCAACTGCCCCGAAG GTCTTCAGCGACGCTTCGCCTGTGCCAACTTTGGTGAGCAGGGGGTGAGTGTGGGGTGCTGGGACACCTACCGCCATGACATCGACTGCCAGTGGATCGACATCACCGATGTGCCACCAGGCAGCTACACCTTCCAG GTGGTTGTGAACCCCAAGCACGAGGTGGCTGAGTCAGACTTCTCCAACAACGTGATGAGGTGCCAGTGCAAGTACGATGGGCAGCGTGTCTGGATGCATGGCTGCCACACAA GTGATGCCTACGGTGCCGACGTGGTGAGCGACATGGAGAGACGGGAGCGCCTGGCCAACAACCTCGTGTGA